The DNA segment GATGAGGATGTAATTGTCATCTCCCGTACCCTCGGAGCTTTCTAATGGCTGAGCGCATGATAATTCAGTGCCATGACAGTGACTGCAGCAATGTCAGTTGGGTGGTCAAAGGCAGCATCAATCCGCAACCAGCCGAAGGCACCCTGGTGGAAGCCGCGAAACTGGCCAAGGGCAGGCGCACCCTGGTTATCATTCCCGCCACCGAGCTGCTCATCACAGAGGTAAGGATCCCTACCAAAAATCGTCAACGCCTTATTCAGGCGATCCCATTCTCGCTTGAGAACGAACTCACCGAGGATATCGCTCAGCTTCACTTTGCCGCCGGCAATATGAACAAAGAGAACATTACCCCGGTCCTGGTGATCGCCAAACAGAGGCTCGAACACTGGTTGGGGATGCTTGAAACAGCGGGTATCCAGCCTATCGGTATCTACGTCGACCTGCTCTCACTACCCCACGAGAGTGACGCCTGGACCCTCTATCAGGACAATCATATTCTGAATGTCCGCACCAATGGGGAGACTGGCTTCAGTGTCGACGCCATCAACGGCGAGGCGACGCTCAGACTGGCGCTCCAACAAGAGGGCGTGCAACCCCCCGGCAAAATCGATCTCTACCATCTCCGTGACACACAGGATTTGATCGATCTATCCCAGCTTGACGGTGACTACGAAGTCAACACCAGGCAACTCGATTCACCCACCGAACTGACCGCCCTCCTGGCTGACAATCTCTTCGAAAAACAGCAGATCAATCTCCTCCAGGGCGACTATCTACGGGTTGACAAGCTGACTCTGCAATGGAAGCGATGGCTTCCCGCTGCCGTGTTGGCGGCGATATTCATTGGTCTCAGCCTGCTGTTGAGCGTTCAGGAATATCGCGAAAACAAACAACAGAGCATTGCACTGCAAAAGCAGATAAGAGAGACCTTTCAACAGGCCTTCCCAGAGGTAAAACGGGTTGTCGATCCCAAGGTACAGATGGAGCAGAAGTTGAAGCAACTGCGCCGCGGAGAGTCCGGCAGTTTCATTCAATTTGCCAGCCTTTTCGTACCTGCCGCTTCGGTGATTAAAAGCAGTCCCAATACCACCCTGGAAAGCATCAGCTTCCGGGATGGAAAGCTCGATCTGCAATTAACCATCAAAGAGCTGCAGGCATTGGAGAATTTGAAACAGACCATCGAGGCCAAAAAACTGGCGGTAGAGATCCGTTCGGCCAATGCCACCGGAAACCAGGTCACATCCCATATTCGAATCACTGGAGTAAGTCCATGAAAGAGTGGTGGCAGTCAAAAACGCCCCAGGAGCACATGGCCATGATCATCGGTGCAGCAGCCATCTTACTGCTACTGGTCTATCTGCTTATGTGGCGGCCATTCAATCAGGCACTGGAAAAGCAGTCCCTGTTGGTGGAGAGTCAGCAAGTCACCCTGAGCTGGATGCAGGACAATCTCGGTCTGGTCAAGCGCCTGCGCAGTGAACAGAAGGGTCGTGGCGCCAGCAGCAACGAAGCACTG comes from the Candidatus Thiodiazotropha sp. CDECU1 genome and includes:
- the gspL gene encoding type II secretion system protein GspL, with the translated sequence MAERMIIQCHDSDCSNVSWVVKGSINPQPAEGTLVEAAKLAKGRRTLVIIPATELLITEVRIPTKNRQRLIQAIPFSLENELTEDIAQLHFAAGNMNKENITPVLVIAKQRLEHWLGMLETAGIQPIGIYVDLLSLPHESDAWTLYQDNHILNVRTNGETGFSVDAINGEATLRLALQQEGVQPPGKIDLYHLRDTQDLIDLSQLDGDYEVNTRQLDSPTELTALLADNLFEKQQINLLQGDYLRVDKLTLQWKRWLPAAVLAAIFIGLSLLLSVQEYRENKQQSIALQKQIRETFQQAFPEVKRVVDPKVQMEQKLKQLRRGESGSFIQFASLFVPAASVIKSSPNTTLESISFRDGKLDLQLTIKELQALENLKQTIEAKKLAVEIRSANATGNQVTSHIRITGVSP
- a CDS encoding type II secretion system protein M, whose product is MKEWWQSKTPQEHMAMIIGAAAILLLLVYLLMWRPFNQALEKQSLLVESQQVTLSWMQDNLGLVKRLRSEQKGRGASSNEALLTLVDRTAKKIQLRQQIQRIKPQGDNGVQLWVEQAPFDTILKWLGELTQTHAIEIDSLTIDRQEKSGLVNARLVLQREGES